A single Coregonus clupeaformis isolate EN_2021a chromosome 39, ASM2061545v1, whole genome shotgun sequence DNA region contains:
- the msantd1 gene encoding myb/SANT-like DNA-binding domain-containing protein 1, with amino-acid sequence MATKDNFSYLISGHSEKHRRARNWTDAEMKALLYVWEQNVAELKKCKRNAKIYEKMAQRFFELTGEQRHREEIKMKITNLSFQYRKMKCTTNGSGGTPDWPYYKAIEKILTKTANNGTMNPFELQSSGPSTSTEASMSHAEGLPMGFLPEYTGSSDEMEMRKDLDGSESSGSLHSGLPCPDSQPAPAKRKKVHQHLSLKRRKLKVMEAMLQEQRKVSRAVEETCREVRRVMHQQNFLQVQSLQLQERMMNLLEKMIQPPAAPTHTLGAAAQPGVNGPGQG; translated from the exons ATGGCCACCAAGGACAATTTCAGTTACCTTATCTCGGGCCACAGCGAGAAGCACAGGAGGGCCCGAAACTGGACCGATGCGGAGATGAAGGCGCTCCTGTACGTATGGGAACAGAACGTCGCCGAGCTGAAGAAATGCAAGAGGAACGCCAAGATCTATGAGAAGATGGCCCAGAGGTTCTTCGAACTCACGGGAGAACAGCGCCACCGGGAGGAGATCAAGATGAAAATCACCAACTTGTCTTTTCAGTACAG GAAAATGAAGTGCACGACCAATGGGAGTGGAGGTACCCCGGACTGGCCGTACTACAAAGCCATAGAGAAGATCCTCACCAAGACTGCCAATAATGGGACTATGAACCCATTTGAGCTCCAGTCTTCTGGCCCCTCCACCTCCACGGAGGCCTCGATGTCCCATGCGGAGGGCCTCCCCATGGGCTTCCTTCCGGAGTACACAGGCTCCTCTGATGAGATGGAGATGAGGAAGGACCTGGATGGATCGGAGAGCTCTGGCAGTCTGCATTCCGGGCTTCCCTGTCCTGA TTCCCAACCGGCGCCGGCCAAGAGGAAAAAAGTGCACCAGCACCTCTCCCTGAAGCGGCGGAAGCTGAAGGTGATGGAGGCCATGCTGCAGGAGCAGCGGAAGGTGAGCCGGGCGGTGGAGGAGACGTGCCGTGAGGTGCGCCGCGTCATGCACCAGCAGAACTTCCTCCAGGTGCAGAGCCTACAGCTCCAGGAGCGCATGATGAACCTGCTGGAGAAGATGATTCAGCCACCCGCTGCCCCCACACACACCTTGGGCGCTGCTGCCCAGCCCGGGGTCAACGGGCCAGGGCAGGGATGA